In Planctomycetia bacterium, one DNA window encodes the following:
- a CDS encoding transposase — MPRTARASVGGVCYHVINRGNGRARVFHKDRDFQAFVELFAPACERLPMRILAYCLLPNHFHLVLWPRHDGDLSRWMQWLMTAQVRRYHQSHHSSGHVWQGRFKAFPIQQDGHLLAVLRYVERNPLRAGLVRAAEKWPWSSLAVRLNNMGPAWLHRGPVDRPRDWLARVNRPESAAELEALRRCIRRGSPFGGTTWTQRTASRLGLESSLRPRGRPRTETEK, encoded by the coding sequence ATGCCTCGAACTGCTCGCGCCTCGGTCGGCGGTGTTTGTTATCACGTGATCAATCGCGGCAACGGCCGCGCCCGTGTCTTTCACAAGGATCGGGATTTTCAGGCGTTTGTCGAGTTGTTCGCCCCGGCCTGCGAGCGGCTGCCGATGCGAATCTTGGCGTATTGTCTCCTTCCGAATCATTTTCACCTGGTGCTCTGGCCGCGCCACGACGGCGATTTGTCGCGCTGGATGCAATGGCTGATGACCGCGCAGGTCCGGCGCTATCACCAGAGCCACCACAGCAGCGGCCACGTCTGGCAGGGGCGATTCAAGGCGTTTCCGATTCAGCAGGACGGCCACTTGCTCGCGGTGCTGCGATACGTCGAGCGGAATCCGCTGCGGGCCGGATTGGTTCGCGCGGCGGAGAAGTGGCCGTGGTCGAGTTTAGCGGTTAGACTCAATAACATGGGGCCGGCGTGGCTGCATCGCGGGCCGGTCGATCGCCCGCGCGACTGGCTGGCGCGCGTGAATCGCCCGGAGTCGGCGGCGGAGTTGGAGGCGTTGCGACGGTGCATCCGGCGCGGATCGCCGTTCGGCGGCACGACCTGGACACAGCGCACCGCGTCGCGGCTGGGCCTGGAATCCAGCCTTCGCCCCCGCGGCCGCCCCAGAACGGAGACGGAAAAGTAG
- a CDS encoding right-handed parallel beta-helix repeat-containing protein, with translation MILYTTQARIAAGGSSIIENYIAAAVSDANLSFTNSLIDTQLQLVHTAEVAYSETGQSSQDGPALLAGSGALALAHTLRETHAADLVGLWVDTLEVGGRVFAPTNPSGKSGFFEMRWDNWNLFTLAHEIGHNLGCAHDPPNAFDDAYFPWSYGYVDSLNQWHTIMAVFQPNPTIPHFSNPAVNYQGRPTGDASANNAETINLTRHIVANYRLRAVAGLPSVLLVRATASPGGDGLTWATAFNDLQQAICQAVRSRGDVQEIWIAEGQYTPDLGTTLRQLSFRLQNNLALYGGFVGNESQRDQRDPGAHLTILTGNIGLPGDTGDNTMHVIVAEDVNATAVLDGVIVRDGIADTQSVFFFNRGGGMRVLNASPSITDCRFEDNSAGQNGGGLYCDASSPTIAECTFEQNSASSEDFPGGGAMANENASAPVVIDCLFINNHADYVGGAVTNYNSPAVFTGCRFVGNTSQYGGAVENGAGSDSAFLNCGFHANVAEFHGGAFDIIGSGPLLAGCVFTANTAVNNYGGAMTTFANSSPTIVNCTMVGNNGGALGGAIANDSNGPTLHNCLLWENTADFGNVEEQQVWNFAGQTMLRYCTLQGWTGALGGIGNNGSDPKLLDPAGRDQTIGTLDDDVRLRPGSAAIDSGDSAAVPFALMSDYAGGPRRIDIPAIADAGAGPAPIVDRGAYEFTPAQCQSGDLSGDGLFTLSDVPLFVSALLGAPPDLCIADMNNDGFVNGLDVRSFTETILAP, from the coding sequence TTGATTCTCTATACGACCCAGGCGCGAATCGCGGCTGGGGGATCGTCAATCATCGAAAACTATATTGCCGCCGCCGTGAGTGACGCAAACCTCTCGTTTACCAACAGCCTGATCGATACCCAGCTTCAACTGGTCCACACGGCCGAGGTCGCCTATTCAGAAACCGGCCAAAGCAGCCAGGACGGGCCGGCCCTTCTGGCCGGCAGTGGTGCCTTGGCTCTGGCACACACGTTACGTGAAACACATGCCGCTGACCTCGTCGGGTTGTGGGTCGATACGCTGGAAGTCGGCGGCCGCGTCTTCGCGCCGACGAATCCTTCCGGCAAATCAGGTTTCTTCGAAATGCGCTGGGACAACTGGAATCTTTTTACACTGGCGCACGAAATCGGCCATAACTTGGGTTGCGCCCACGATCCTCCCAATGCTTTTGACGATGCCTACTTTCCCTGGTCTTACGGCTACGTCGACTCGCTCAATCAGTGGCACACCATCATGGCCGTCTTTCAACCCAACCCGACCATCCCTCACTTTTCCAATCCCGCCGTAAACTACCAGGGACGCCCTACGGGCGACGCATCGGCCAACAACGCCGAGACCATCAACCTGACGCGACACATCGTCGCCAATTATCGTCTGCGTGCCGTTGCCGGGCTGCCCAGCGTTCTCCTCGTTCGTGCTACCGCATCCCCCGGCGGCGACGGACTCACCTGGGCCACGGCCTTCAATGATCTGCAACAGGCCATCTGTCAGGCCGTCCGTTCGCGTGGCGACGTTCAGGAAATCTGGATCGCCGAGGGTCAGTACACGCCGGACCTCGGCACGACCCTGAGACAGCTCTCATTTCGATTGCAAAACAACCTCGCCTTGTACGGTGGCTTTGTCGGAAACGAGTCGCAGCGGGATCAGCGCGACCCCGGCGCTCACCTGACGATCCTGACCGGCAATATCGGCTTGCCGGGTGACACGGGGGACAACACCATGCACGTGATCGTCGCGGAAGACGTCAACGCGACCGCCGTGCTGGATGGGGTCATCGTTCGTGACGGCATCGCGGACACGCAGTCCGTCTTCTTCTTCAATCGCGGCGGCGGCATGCGCGTCTTGAACGCCTCGCCGTCCATTACAGATTGCCGTTTTGAGGACAATTCCGCAGGCCAGAACGGTGGCGGACTCTATTGCGACGCGTCCTCTCCGACGATCGCCGAATGTACATTCGAGCAGAACTCCGCGTCGTCCGAAGATTTTCCCGGAGGCGGCGCCATGGCCAATGAAAACGCCAGCGCACCGGTTGTCATCGACTGCCTTTTCATCAACAACCATGCCGATTATGTCGGCGGCGCGGTCACGAATTACAACAGCCCCGCCGTGTTCACCGGTTGTCGATTCGTCGGCAACACCAGCCAATACGGCGGCGCGGTCGAAAACGGCGCAGGCAGTGATAGTGCTTTCCTCAACTGTGGGTTCCATGCCAACGTGGCCGAGTTCCACGGGGGCGCCTTTGATATCATCGGCAGCGGTCCGCTGCTGGCCGGTTGTGTCTTCACGGCCAACACCGCCGTAAACAATTACGGCGGCGCGATGACCACCTTTGCGAACAGCAGTCCCACGATCGTCAATTGCACGATGGTCGGCAACAACGGCGGAGCGTTGGGCGGTGCGATCGCCAATGATTCCAACGGGCCGACGCTGCACAACTGCCTCCTCTGGGAGAACACGGCCGATTTCGGCAATGTCGAGGAGCAGCAAGTCTGGAACTTCGCCGGCCAGACGATGCTGCGCTATTGTACGCTTCAGGGATGGACCGGCGCGCTGGGCGGTATCGGGAATAACGGCTCGGATCCAAAGCTACTCGACCCCGCAGGGCGCGATCAGACGATCGGCACACTCGATGATGACGTCCGCCTCCGCCCCGGTTCCGCTGCGATTGATTCCGGCGACAGCGCGGCCGTGCCCTTCGCATTGATGAGCGACTACGCGGGGGGGCCGCGCCGGATCGATATTCCCGCAATCGCGGATGCCGGCGCAGGTCCCGCGCCGATCGTCGATCGCGGCGCGTATGAATTCACGCCCGCGCAGTGTCAATCCGGTGATCTGAGTGGCGACGGCCTCTTCACCCTTTCGGATGTTCCTTTGTTCGTATCCGCCCTGCTCGGCGCGCCGCCCGATCTTTGTATCGCCGATATGAACAACGACGGCTTCGTCAACGGGCTCGATGTGCGGTCGTTCACCGAGACGATCCTCGCTCCATGA
- a CDS encoding transposase, whose product MLPFGVRPTIQSDHGSCFIAREFAQTLDAMAVGHTLIRPHTPTDNAEIERCNRTIGEKIDDQLAALREAGEDAAGDFAVATGVIAGVIDHYNHDRLHSSLNFLRPVWIIIEETRRRCWPSAAGN is encoded by the coding sequence ATGCTGCCCTTCGGTGTCCGCCCGACCATTCAGAGCGACCACGGCTCGTGCTTCATCGCCCGCGAGTTTGCCCAGACCCTGGATGCGATGGCCGTCGGTCACACCCTCATCCGCCCGCACACGCCGACCGACAACGCCGAGATCGAGCGCTGCAATCGGACGATCGGCGAGAAGATCGATGACCAGTTGGCGGCCCTGCGAGAGGCGGGCGAGGACGCGGCAGGAGACTTCGCCGTCGCCACAGGCGTCATCGCCGGCGTGATCGACCACTACAACCATGATCGGCTGCACAGCAGTTTGAACTTCCTGCGGCCGGTGTGGATTATTATCGAGGAAACCCGGAGGCGCTGCTGGCCGAGCGCCGCCGGAAACTGA